Proteins found in one Lutimonas zeaxanthinifaciens genomic segment:
- a CDS encoding xanthine dehydrogenase family protein molybdopterin-binding subunit, whose translation MTIVKTTFGRRSFLKSSALAGGGMMLGFSWFASCKPTPEQIVNMPKEWFNINAYLKIGENGLVTIMSPNPEIGQNVKTSMPMLVAEELDVDWKNVIVEQAPLDTDLFTRQLAGGSQSIRQGWESLRMAGASARRMLQEAAAEAWQVSADEITVENGVLSHEQSGKSAGFGEMASAAAEIPVPEEVRLKDLKDYKIIGTSRKNVDGKKIVTGEPLYGLDYKKDGMLIAMIAHPPAFGMKLKSFDASQAKAMPGIKDVIPVKTYKDDYKLQWSDTSTYPDLVAVVGNSTWEVMQAKKSLRLEWESIGENDNIPSALENTSGHKALMNEMQLKKAEVRRKDGNPESAFKNAAKIIERTYSCPFLAHNTMEPMNFFADVRPDMAELAGPIQTPEFMEKTVAARLDLPLEKVDIHMTRMGGGFGRRLYGHFLVEAAVISQKMKAPVKLIYSREDDMSYGIYRPAYLATYRAALDANNNLTAFHVKAGGIPESPLFADRFPAGAIDNYMAESWAAKSNISVGAFRAPRSNFIAGAEQSFLDELAEEMGKDPIDFRLELLEKAKISPVGERNDYEAERYAGVLKLVKEKSNWGSEQDGVHRGVSAYFCHNSYVAQVLDMVVKNGAPVVEKVHCAIDCGIVVNPDAAINLSEGGIVDGIGHAMYSEVTFKEGVPEQNNFDKYRLIRHSEAPKSIEVHFVENEIDPTGLGEPPFPPIMGAVANALYKATGKRFYDQPFMGSNSSVLG comes from the coding sequence ATGACAATCGTAAAAACAACATTCGGCAGAAGATCATTCTTGAAAAGTTCAGCACTGGCAGGTGGAGGAATGATGCTTGGTTTCAGCTGGTTTGCGTCCTGTAAACCAACTCCTGAACAGATTGTTAATATGCCCAAGGAATGGTTCAATATCAATGCCTACCTTAAAATTGGTGAAAACGGTTTGGTTACCATCATGTCACCAAATCCAGAGATTGGGCAAAATGTAAAAACCTCAATGCCGATGCTCGTAGCGGAAGAATTGGACGTGGATTGGAAAAACGTTATCGTGGAACAAGCCCCCTTAGACACCGATCTCTTTACGCGGCAACTTGCCGGTGGTAGTCAGAGTATCAGACAAGGCTGGGAATCACTGCGCATGGCAGGTGCATCCGCAAGACGTATGCTGCAGGAGGCAGCTGCGGAGGCCTGGCAGGTTTCCGCGGATGAAATAACAGTCGAAAACGGCGTATTGTCGCATGAGCAAAGTGGTAAGTCTGCAGGCTTTGGTGAAATGGCCTCAGCAGCGGCTGAAATTCCTGTCCCGGAAGAGGTCCGCTTAAAAGACCTTAAGGACTACAAGATCATCGGAACTTCAAGGAAAAATGTGGATGGAAAGAAAATTGTCACAGGCGAGCCTTTATATGGTCTGGATTATAAGAAAGACGGTATGCTCATTGCCATGATCGCACATCCTCCTGCTTTTGGTATGAAACTAAAATCTTTCGATGCCAGTCAGGCAAAGGCTATGCCGGGAATCAAAGATGTAATTCCGGTAAAGACCTATAAAGATGATTACAAATTGCAATGGTCAGACACCAGCACTTATCCTGACCTGGTAGCCGTGGTTGGCAATTCAACCTGGGAGGTCATGCAGGCCAAAAAATCCTTACGACTGGAGTGGGAATCAATAGGAGAAAATGACAATATTCCAAGTGCCCTGGAAAACACAAGTGGACACAAGGCTTTGATGAATGAAATGCAGTTAAAAAAAGCGGAAGTAAGAAGAAAGGACGGTAATCCTGAATCTGCTTTTAAAAATGCAGCCAAAATTATTGAAAGAACTTATAGTTGCCCGTTCCTGGCTCATAACACCATGGAACCTATGAATTTCTTTGCGGATGTGAGACCGGATATGGCAGAACTGGCTGGACCAATTCAGACACCCGAGTTTATGGAAAAAACTGTGGCTGCAAGACTTGATCTGCCACTTGAAAAAGTAGATATTCATATGACGCGTATGGGTGGTGGATTCGGAAGGCGTCTTTACGGCCATTTTTTGGTTGAAGCAGCTGTCATTTCTCAAAAAATGAAGGCTCCAGTAAAACTGATTTACTCGAGAGAAGACGACATGTCTTATGGTATTTATCGTCCGGCTTACCTCGCCACATACAGAGCTGCACTGGACGCAAATAATAATCTGACGGCTTTTCATGTAAAAGCCGGTGGTATACCTGAGAGCCCTCTTTTTGCTGATCGTTTTCCAGCAGGGGCCATTGATAATTATATGGCAGAATCCTGGGCCGCTAAATCGAATATCAGCGTAGGGGCATTCAGAGCTCCAAGGTCCAATTTTATTGCTGGTGCGGAACAATCATTCTTGGATGAATTAGCTGAAGAAATGGGTAAGGACCCAATTGATTTTCGTTTAGAATTACTTGAAAAAGCAAAAATATCTCCGGTGGGAGAACGAAATGATTATGAAGCCGAACGATATGCCGGGGTTTTAAAACTCGTTAAGGAAAAATCAAACTGGGGCTCAGAACAGGATGGCGTGCACAGAGGAGTATCTGCTTATTTCTGTCACAACAGTTATGTGGCCCAGGTACTTGATATGGTGGTTAAGAATGGTGCTCCTGTTGTGGAAAAAGTGCACTGTGCCATAGACTGTGGGATCGTGGTTAACCCGGATGCTGCAATTAACTTATCCGAGGGTGGCATTGTGGACGGAATCGGTCATGCCATGTACAGCGAAGTTACTTTTAAAGAAGGTGTACCCGAACAAAATAATTTTGACAAATACAGATTGATCAGACACAGTGAAGCTCCCAAATCCATCGAAGTTCATTTTGTAGAAAATGAAATCGACCCAACAGGTCTGGGTGAACCTCCCTTCCCTCCTATTATGGGAGCCGTAGCCAATGCCTTATACAAAGCTACAGGGAAAAGATTCTATGACCAGCCATTTATGGGTAGTAATTCCAGCGTGCTGGGCTAG